The Ornithinibacillus sp. 4-3 region TAAAAAAGGGAAAAAGGCTATAGAGCAGCAAGATAAGAGAACTTTATTTGTTCAGCTAAGATATGAACAAGCGGCATGTAGGAGGAAGAATGATGCATAATGATATTGAAAAAGTTCTAGTTACAGAAGAAGAAATTGCGAAAAAATGTGCAGAAATCGGCAAGCTATTAACGAGTGAATATGCTGGGAAGTTTCCACTTGTCATTGGAGTATTAAAAGGTGCGACACCTTTTATGTCTGATCTTATCCGCCATATCGATACACATGTTGAAGTAGATTTCATGGATGTATCTAGCTATGGAAGTGGCACAAAATCTTCTGGAGAAGTAAAAATTGTGAAGGACTTAGATACAAAGGTAGAGGATCGTGATCTTCTTATTATCGAAGATATTATTGATAGTGGGTTAACCCTTAGTTATTTAGTTGATCTTTTCAAATATCGTAAGGCAAAGTCGATAAAAATTGTTACATTATTAGATAAACCCGCAAGACGTACAGCGAAGATTAAAGCAGATCTAGTTGGTTTTGAAATACCAGATGCTTTTGTTGTAGGATATGGATTAGACTATAATGAAAGATATCGGAATTTACCTTATATCGGGATTTTAAAACCAGAAGTATATGGTGGATAATTAGACTAGAAATTCATTCTTGTTTTAACTTTGTACATATATTGTAAAATAAATGTTTTTCTAAGGTAATTTCGTTGTACTTGAACTTTTCTGTATGGTAATATGTAATATAGTTTTTCCCGCCCGGGAGGAGGTTATCAATGAACCGAGTGTTTCGGAATTTATTCTTTTACGGGATTATTTTCTTAGTATTAATCGCAGTAATAGGATTGTTCAACGGACAAAATAAAGAGGTGAAGGAATTCACCGTCCATGAGTTTACACAAGCTTTAAGCAATGGCGAAATCAA contains the following coding sequences:
- the hpt gene encoding hypoxanthine phosphoribosyltransferase, with the translated sequence MMHNDIEKVLVTEEEIAKKCAEIGKLLTSEYAGKFPLVIGVLKGATPFMSDLIRHIDTHVEVDFMDVSSYGSGTKSSGEVKIVKDLDTKVEDRDLLIIEDIIDSGLTLSYLVDLFKYRKAKSIKIVTLLDKPARRTAKIKADLVGFEIPDAFVVGYGLDYNERYRNLPYIGILKPEVYGG